A single Arcobacter sp. FWKO B DNA region contains:
- a CDS encoding DUF485 domain-containing protein, which produces MDVSTVEKIKNNPAYKELVSKRTSFSIKLSIVMLVAYYAFILVIAFNPSIFGESLSGGVTTIGIPIAIGIIFLAFILTGIYTKRANSEFDNLTNKIKEDLDKEQNNG; this is translated from the coding sequence GTGGATGTTTCAACAGTTGAAAAAATAAAAAACAATCCAGCTTATAAAGAACTTGTTTCAAAAAGAACAAGTTTTTCAATTAAGTTATCTATTGTAATGCTTGTGGCATATTATGCATTTATATTAGTCATAGCATTTAACCCTTCGATTTTCGGGGAAAGTTTAAGTGGGGGAGTAACTACTATTGGTATACCAATAGCTATAGGTATTATATTTTTGGCATTTATTCTAACTGGAATTTATACTAAAAGAGCTAATAGTGAGTTTGACAATCTTACAAATAAAATCAAAGAGGATTTAGATAAGGAGCAAAACAATGGGTAA
- a CDS encoding DUF4212 domain-containing protein — MEFSEKMKAYWQANVRLLVTLLVIWFVVSFGFGIILVDVLNTFSLGGYPLGFWFAQQGSIYTFIALIFFYTWKMNKIDKEFDVDEA, encoded by the coding sequence ATGGAGTTTTCAGAAAAAATGAAAGCTTATTGGCAAGCAAATGTTAGATTACTTGTAACTTTACTAGTTATCTGGTTTGTAGTGTCGTTTGGATTTGGGATAATACTAGTTGATGTATTAAATACATTTAGCTTAGGTGGATACCCGTTAGGATTTTGGTTTGCTCAACAGGGCTCAATATATACATTTATCGCATTGATATTTTTCTATACATGGAAAATGAACAAAATCGATAAAGAATTTGATGTTGATGAAGCGTAA
- a CDS encoding sodium:solute symporter family protein translates to MELQTLIWLVVGASFALYLGIAIWSRAGSTSEFYVAGKGIHPVANGMATAADWMSAASFISMAGLIAFMGYGGSAYLMGWTGGYVLLALLLAPYLRKFGKFTVPDFIGDRFYSQTARVVAVVSLLVISLTYIVGQMTGVAVAFSRFLELDLFWGMVVGMAVVFSYTVLGGMKGITYTQIAQYVVLIFAYTVPAIFISLQLTGWFLPQIGLGATLSDGSGMYMLQKLDQVVTELGFAEYTTNASFGTMNIFLLTMALMIGTAGLPHVIVRFFTVPKVRDARKSAGWALVFIAILYTTAPAVGAMAMYNLVKTVHTGDQISDNQTLAYEDRPQWVKNWENTGLLKFTDKNGDGNIQFYNDKNASFLPTAEGYGWAGNELTVNNDIMVLANPEIANLPNWVIALVAAGGIAAALSTAAGLLLVISSSISHDLLKGIIAKNISDKNELLAGRIAMTCAILLAGYLGLNPPGFAAQTVALAFGLAASSLFPALMMGIFYKKMNRQGAIAGMLAGLLTTVLYIFIYKGFFFIPGTALLPDTVEGWLFGISPQGFGTIGAIINVSVALIVAKMTPETPKEIQELVESVRVPR, encoded by the coding sequence ATGGAATTACAAACACTAATATGGTTAGTAGTAGGTGCTTCATTTGCACTTTATTTAGGTATTGCTATCTGGTCAAGAGCTGGAAGTACTAGTGAGTTTTATGTTGCTGGTAAAGGGATTCACCCTGTAGCAAATGGTATGGCAACAGCAGCAGATTGGATGAGTGCAGCGTCATTTATCTCTATGGCTGGACTTATTGCATTTATGGGTTACGGCGGATCAGCTTATCTTATGGGTTGGACTGGTGGATATGTATTACTTGCATTATTACTAGCTCCTTATCTTAGAAAATTTGGTAAATTTACAGTTCCAGATTTTATAGGTGATAGATTTTACTCTCAAACTGCAAGAGTTGTTGCTGTTGTATCTTTACTTGTTATATCTTTGACATATATTGTTGGACAAATGACAGGTGTTGCGGTAGCATTTTCAAGATTTCTTGAGCTTGATTTGTTTTGGGGTATGGTTGTTGGTATGGCAGTTGTATTTAGTTATACAGTTCTTGGTGGTATGAAAGGGATTACTTATACGCAAATTGCTCAGTATGTTGTACTTATATTTGCTTATACTGTTCCAGCTATATTTATTTCACTTCAACTAACAGGATGGTTTTTACCACAAATTGGTCTTGGTGCAACACTAAGTGATGGAAGTGGTATGTATATGCTTCAAAAACTTGATCAAGTAGTAACAGAACTTGGATTTGCTGAGTATACTACAAATGCAAGCTTTGGTACAATGAATATTTTCTTACTTACTATGGCACTTATGATAGGTACTGCTGGTTTACCACATGTTATCGTAAGATTCTTTACAGTTCCAAAAGTAAGAGATGCTAGAAAATCTGCTGGTTGGGCTTTAGTATTTATTGCTATACTTTATACAACAGCTCCTGCAGTTGGTGCAATGGCTATGTATAACCTAGTAAAAACAGTACATACTGGTGATCAAATATCAGATAACCAAACACTAGCTTATGAAGATAGACCTCAATGGGTTAAAAACTGGGAAAATACTGGTTTATTGAAATTTACAGATAAAAATGGTGATGGTAACATCCAATTTTATAACGACAAAAATGCTTCTTTCTTACCTACAGCTGAAGGTTATGGATGGGCAGGTAATGAACTTACAGTAAATAATGACATCATGGTTCTTGCAAATCCAGAGATTGCAAACTTGCCAAACTGGGTAATTGCTCTTGTTGCAGCTGGTGGTATCGCAGCAGCTCTTTCAACAGCAGCTGGACTTTTACTTGTAATCTCATCATCGATTTCGCATGACCTTTTAAAAGGTATTATTGCAAAAAATATTAGTGATAAAAATGAGCTTCTAGCTGGAAGAATTGCTATGACTTGTGCTATCTTACTTGCAGGTTACCTAGGACTTAACCCTCCAGGATTTGCCGCTCAAACAGTTGCATTAGCATTTGGTCTTGCAGCTTCAAGTTTATTCCCTGCACTTATGATGGGAATTTTCTATAAAAAAATGAATAGACAAGGTGCAATTGCTGGTATGTTAGCTGGTTTATTGACAACAGTTTTATACATCTTTATTTATAAAGGTTTCTTCTTCATTCCAGGAACTGCATTGTTACCTGATACAGTAGAAGGATGGTTATTTGGAATATCTCCACAAGGTTTTGGTACTATCGGTGCTATTATCAATGTGTCAGTAGCTTTAATAGTTGCTAAAATGACTCCAGAAACTCCAAAAGAAATCCAAGAGCTTGTAGAAAGCGTTAGGGTTCCAAGATAA
- a CDS encoding thioredoxin family protein: MKMLLSLAFLGSLLFGSDLKINYDLDIASAKAKSENKTLIFYVYSTNCPWCKKMDKETYKNKDVIKELNSNYIFVKLNKDKDDIPEHLIPRFVPTTYILDSNQEEIFAMYGYKDSNEFLRVLEDLKSDF, translated from the coding sequence ATGAAGATGTTACTTAGTTTGGCTTTCTTAGGAAGCTTATTATTTGGAAGTGATTTGAAGATTAATTATGATTTAGATATTGCAAGTGCTAAGGCAAAGAGTGAGAATAAAACACTAATTTTTTATGTATATTCGACAAATTGTCCTTGGTGTAAAAAAATGGATAAAGAGACATACAAAAATAAAGATGTAATAAAAGAATTAAACAGTAATTATATTTTTGTAAAACTAAACAAAGACAAAGATGATATACCAGAACATTTAATTCCAAGATTTGTCCCAACTACTTATATATTGGATTCAAATCAAGAAGAAATATTTGCTATGTATGGATATAAAGATTCTAACGAGTTTTTGAGGGTTTTGGAAGATTTGAAGAGTGATTTTTAG
- the msrA gene encoding peptide-methionine (S)-S-oxide reductase MsrA — MSGGIIKNNTIKNAYFAGGCFWGVEYYFEKVDGVKEAVSGYMGGRLPNPDYRSVTTGLTGHLEVVKVIYDSTVVDFETLARLFFEIHDPTQIDGQGPDIGSQYLSAIFYNDKNEYDISKKLIDLLENEGYKVATKLINAKEFPFYKAEEYHQDYYDKTGKSPYCHTYIQRFKD, encoded by the coding sequence ATGAGTGGAGGTATTATAAAAAACAATACTATCAAAAATGCTTATTTTGCAGGTGGATGTTTTTGGGGTGTTGAGTATTATTTTGAAAAAGTTGATGGAGTTAAAGAGGCTGTTTCTGGATATATGGGTGGTAGATTACCAAATCCTGATTATAGAAGTGTAACAACAGGACTTACTGGACATCTAGAAGTTGTGAAAGTTATATATGATAGTACAGTTGTTGATTTTGAAACATTAGCAAGATTGTTTTTTGAGATTCATGACCCGACTCAAATAGATGGACAGGGCCCTGATATCGGGAGTCAGTATTTAAGTGCTATATTTTATAATGATAAAAATGAGTATGATATATCTAAAAAATTAATAGATTTACTTGAAAATGAGGGTTATAAAGTGGCAACTAAGCTTATAAATGCAAAAGAGTTTCCTTTTTATAAAGCAGAAGAATACCATCAAGATTATTATGATAAAACTGGTAAATCTCCTTATTGTCATACATATATTCAAAGATTTAAGGACTAA
- a CDS encoding cytochrome b/b6 domain-containing protein, which yields MKIQRQSISNRVVHALTAISIFGLFFTGFGQMPVYKRYMLNEVPFMAWSADYHITLWWHYLFSVILIGVAFYHLTYHLLRKEYDILPKKGDVKHSAEVIKAMVTGKEEPPSEKYLPEQRLGYAFIAFWIVVMIITGIIKVIKNVSGINMSLEVLFWTAQIHNLGFMMLILGVMGHLSAFLFKPNRRLLPAMLWGKICSCYAKSRHSKWEEGVKQSEEVLKKHGGDEACKNYKH from the coding sequence ATGAAAATTCAAAGACAATCAATATCTAATAGAGTAGTTCATGCACTTACTGCTATTTCAATTTTTGGACTATTTTTTACAGGTTTCGGTCAGATGCCAGTTTATAAAAGATATATGTTAAATGAAGTTCCATTTATGGCATGGAGTGCTGATTATCATATTACTTTGTGGTGGCATTATTTGTTTAGTGTTATATTAATTGGTGTTGCTTTTTATCATCTCACTTATCATCTTTTAAGAAAAGAGTATGATATATTACCAAAAAAAGGGGATGTTAAACATTCAGCTGAGGTAATAAAAGCTATGGTTACTGGCAAAGAAGAGCCACCAAGTGAAAAGTATTTACCAGAACAACGCCTTGGATATGCTTTTATTGCTTTTTGGATAGTTGTTATGATTATTACAGGAATTATAAAAGTCATCAAAAATGTTTCAGGGATAAATATGAGCTTAGAAGTATTATTTTGGACAGCACAAATTCACAATTTAGGATTTATGATGCTTATTCTTGGAGTAATGGGTCATCTGTCAGCATTTTTATTTAAGCCAAATAGAAGACTGCTTCCTGCAATGCTATGGGGCAAAATTTGTTCTTGCTATGCAAAATCAAGACATAGTAAATGGGAAGAGGGTGTTAAACAATCTGAAGAAGTACTAAAAAAACATGGTGGCGATGAAGCTTGTAAAAACTACAAACACTAA
- a CDS encoding 4Fe-4S dicluster domain-containing protein, with product MDINRRMFFKKASLAVASGAVLMTPKAVLAKENVSQSKKIGSYIDLSICDGCKDLEIAKCVSSCRDKNSVHFPEPELPLKPYWPRKNYEDWSNEKDRVDRLTPYNWTFVEKVKVNEQDVYIPRRCMHCDNPSCLNLCPFGTIEKTKEGMVAIDRDYCMGGAKCRDVCPWEIPQRQAGVGLYMKLAPMLAGGGVMYKCDGCADLVAKNELPVCEVSCPKNAIKFGDFEEIKALAQKRADEIGGYLYGLEQSGGTGTIYISKVPFEEIDKAIALDKIEKNDKKLGRPHMKVDLKDSMEDAPTWMAASLIAPIAGIAAAAIAVHKSKK from the coding sequence ATGGATATAAATAGAAGAATGTTTTTCAAAAAAGCCTCTTTAGCAGTTGCAAGTGGTGCAGTATTAATGACACCAAAAGCTGTTTTAGCAAAAGAAAATGTATCTCAATCAAAAAAAATAGGATCATATATTGATTTGAGTATTTGTGATGGATGTAAAGATTTGGAAATAGCAAAATGTGTAAGTAGTTGTAGAGATAAAAATAGTGTTCATTTTCCTGAACCTGAACTTCCATTAAAACCTTATTGGCCTAGAAAGAACTATGAAGATTGGTCAAATGAAAAAGATAGAGTAGATAGACTAACCCCTTATAATTGGACTTTTGTAGAAAAAGTAAAGGTAAATGAACAAGATGTATATATCCCAAGAAGATGTATGCACTGTGATAATCCTAGCTGTCTAAATCTTTGCCCTTTTGGAACTATTGAAAAAACAAAAGAGGGTATGGTAGCAATAGATAGAGATTATTGTATGGGTGGAGCAAAATGCCGTGATGTATGTCCTTGGGAAATACCTCAAAGACAAGCTGGTGTTGGGCTGTATATGAAACTTGCACCAATGCTAGCAGGTGGTGGTGTTATGTATAAATGTGATGGCTGTGCTGATTTAGTAGCGAAAAATGAGCTACCAGTATGTGAAGTGTCATGTCCTAAAAATGCAATAAAATTTGGTGACTTTGAAGAGATAAAAGCTCTTGCACAAAAAAGAGCTGATGAAATAGGTGGTTATTTATATGGGCTTGAGCAAAGTGGCGGAACAGGAACAATTTATATATCAAAAGTTCCATTTGAAGAGATTGATAAAGCTATAGCTCTTGATAAAATAGAAAAAAATGATAAAAAACTTGGTCGTCCACATATGAAAGTTGATCTAAAAGATAGTATGGAAGATGCCCCAACTTGGATGGCGGCATCACTTATCGCACCTATTGCTGGAATTGCAGCTGCTGCTATTGCGGTGCATAAGAGTAAAAAGTAG
- a CDS encoding type II secretion system protein GspD, with the protein MYLFFYLFRIMLYAIILSNTIFADTKIDLRVKELELVDFVHLVSKTTKKNIIMIDKPKGSVEFALFSKISENELENILDTTLQANGYALIKNNDIFTIVDKSKINTKSRKIIELKNIEAQFIQEIISNSYDKDNASVDVDRYGNLVILYGNEQYINKLEAFIKELDIEKLQIYVEAKIIEISEIGFREVGFKYGLNSALLSGNSLYTLSAELGLKGGKVTIPSGFDLNYPTSLVKSSLNLWTTLSLLQTNNALEIISEPSILALNNQESSIYVGKRQSIQTSTTTDKNGNPIPNMERVDIGLSLKVKPRITSDNKVMLDIKVQQEEASENGASLSPVSDKKEIQTTAIVQSGENVILGGYIKNKSNVIEDSVPFFSSLPIFGNLFKYNKDSKDKISLVVILTPHIVPSSKDLTYLQYELTKLKMLESKYSKDLLNKLEYKKEDKTLNITNDLYSEALKSFYSSY; encoded by the coding sequence ATGTATCTTTTTTTTTATCTTTTTAGAATAATGTTATATGCAATTATATTATCTAATACTATTTTTGCAGATACTAAAATTGACTTAAGGGTAAAAGAGCTTGAATTGGTTGATTTTGTACATTTAGTCTCAAAAACTACAAAAAAAAATATAATAATGATAGATAAACCAAAAGGGAGTGTTGAGTTTGCTTTGTTTTCAAAAATATCTGAAAATGAGCTTGAAAATATTTTAGATACAACACTACAAGCAAATGGATATGCCCTTATAAAAAATAATGATATTTTTACTATAGTAGATAAAAGTAAAATCAATACAAAAAGTAGAAAAATTATTGAACTAAAAAATATAGAAGCACAGTTTATTCAAGAGATTATATCAAATAGTTATGATAAAGATAATGCATCGGTTGATGTTGACAGATATGGTAATCTTGTTATACTATATGGCAATGAGCAATATATAAATAAATTAGAAGCATTTATAAAAGAACTTGATATTGAAAAACTTCAAATTTATGTAGAAGCAAAGATTATAGAGATAAGTGAGATTGGTTTTAGGGAAGTTGGTTTTAAATATGGATTAAATTCAGCACTACTTAGTGGAAACTCGCTATATACTCTTTCAGCAGAGCTTGGATTAAAAGGTGGAAAAGTTACAATCCCTAGTGGTTTTGATTTAAACTATCCTACAAGTTTGGTAAAAAGTTCTTTAAATCTTTGGACAACTTTATCTTTGTTACAAACTAATAATGCACTTGAAATCATATCAGAACCATCTATATTGGCACTTAATAATCAAGAATCATCAATATATGTAGGTAAAAGACAATCTATACAAACAAGTACAACAACAGATAAAAACGGCAATCCTATACCAAATATGGAAAGGGTTGATATAGGACTAAGTCTTAAAGTAAAACCAAGAATTACTAGTGATAATAAAGTAATGCTAGATATAAAAGTCCAACAAGAAGAAGCAAGTGAAAATGGAGCTTCACTGTCACCAGTTAGTGATAAAAAAGAGATACAAACAACAGCTATCGTTCAAAGTGGTGAAAATGTGATATTAGGGGGATATATAAAAAATAAAAGTAATGTTATAGAAGATTCAGTCCCTTTTTTTAGCTCGTTACCTATTTTTGGAAATTTGTTTAAATATAATAAAGACTCAAAAGATAAAATATCTCTTGTTGTTATTTTGACACCTCATATAGTACCATCTTCAAAAGATTTGACATATTTACAGTATGAGTTAACAAAATTAAAAATGTTAGAATCTAAATATAGTAAAGATTTATTAAATAAGCTTGAATATAAAAAAGAAGATAAAACACTAAATATAACAAATGATCTTTATAGTGAAGCTTTAAAGTCATTTTATAGTAGTTATTGA
- the murD gene encoding UDP-N-acetylmuramoyl-L-alanine--D-glutamate ligase, with translation MRILGRGITASAIFEKYPNAKVYDDTNISEFDENSDEITVVSPGIPPYHTLVKKTKNIVSEYDFLIEKDRFSIWISGTNGKTTTTAMCEHLLKSFGGVAGGNIGVPLAKLPKDANIWVLETSSFTLHYTNSAKPNIYLLLPITDDHVSWHGSFEEYEKSKLKPLDFLYEGEVAIIPKKYENYPTNGFKITYENSYDLAQKLGLDISKINFKEPFLLDAIMALSTTKVLFDKADYELINSFKIDAHKVEEFYDKQQRLWVDDSKATNLDATIWAMTNYKDKKVHLILGGDDKGANLVPLFKDLKNYDVVIYAIGSNAQKLEMLSKEFGIDVVICNIIDNAVKEISLRLDKNGVAMLSPAAASLDQFKSYKHRGETFKELVASL, from the coding sequence ATGAGAATTTTAGGTAGAGGTATCACAGCTAGTGCTATATTTGAAAAATATCCAAATGCAAAAGTGTATGATGATACTAATATATCAGAGTTTGATGAAAATAGTGATGAAATAACTGTAGTAAGTCCTGGGATTCCTCCATATCATACACTGGTTAAAAAAACAAAAAATATTGTTAGTGAATATGATTTTTTGATAGAAAAAGATAGGTTTTCCATATGGATAAGTGGAACAAATGGTAAAACAACTACAACTGCCATGTGTGAACATTTATTAAAATCATTTGGTGGTGTAGCTGGAGGAAATATTGGAGTTCCTTTGGCAAAGCTCCCAAAAGATGCTAATATATGGGTATTAGAAACTTCATCTTTTACGCTACATTATACAAATAGTGCAAAACCAAATATTTATCTTTTACTTCCTATAACCGATGACCATGTTTCTTGGCATGGTAGTTTTGAAGAATATGAAAAGTCAAAATTAAAACCACTTGATTTTTTATATGAGGGTGAAGTGGCTATTATTCCCAAAAAGTATGAAAATTACCCTACAAATGGCTTTAAAATAACTTATGAGAACTCTTATGACCTTGCACAAAAATTAGGTTTAGATATATCAAAAATTAATTTTAAAGAGCCTTTTTTACTTGATGCTATTATGGCTCTTTCTACAACAAAAGTTTTATTTGATAAGGCTGATTATGAACTTATAAATAGTTTTAAAATTGATGCTCATAAAGTAGAAGAATTTTATGATAAACAACAAAGACTATGGGTTGATGATAGTAAAGCTACAAATTTAGATGCTACCATTTGGGCAATGACAAATTATAAAGATAAAAAAGTTCACTTAATTCTTGGTGGTGATGATAAAGGGGCAAATTTAGTCCCTTTGTTTAAAGATTTAAAGAATTACGATGTAGTCATATATGCAATAGGATCAAATGCACAAAAGCTAGAAATGCTCTCAAAAGAGTTTGGGATTGATGTTGTTATATGTAATATTATTGACAATGCAGTAAAAGAAATTTCATTAAGATTGGACAAAAATGGTGTTGCAATGCTTTCTCCAGCAGCAGCTAGTTTAGATCAATTCAAATCATATAAACATAGAGGGGAAACATTTAAAGAGTTGGTAGCTTCTCTTTAA
- the mraY gene encoding phospho-N-acetylmuramoyl-pentapeptide-transferase, which produces MFYSLYNLFDINIFQYITVRAGIAFAISFFMALFLMPYFIRWAKKQKSSQPIYELAPKTHQNKAGTPTMGGIVFVFSTIVATLLTAKLNNIYVVGGIVVIILFALIGLKDDLSKIMHNKNSAGLTPRAKMFMQIGAALIVGLLLFFGGHDTLLYVPFYKNPVLDMYFFSLLFWVIVIVSATNAVNLTDGLDGLAVVPSIIAFFSLGALVYIAGNFVISQYLLLPSIRLSGELTIIAAAFIGSMIAFLWYNSHPAEVFMGDTGSLSIGAFMGYMAIVSKNEILLLLIGFVFVMETISVILQVGSFKLRQKRVFLMAPIHHHFEQLGWKENKIIVRFWIIAFMTNLLALLTLKVR; this is translated from the coding sequence TTGTTTTATTCTTTATATAATTTATTCGATATAAATATTTTTCAGTATATTACTGTTAGAGCTGGGATTGCTTTTGCAATCTCTTTTTTTATGGCATTATTTTTGATGCCTTATTTTATTAGGTGGGCAAAAAAGCAAAAAAGTTCACAACCAATCTATGAACTAGCCCCTAAAACTCACCAAAATAAAGCTGGTACACCAACTATGGGTGGTATTGTTTTTGTATTTAGTACAATAGTTGCTACACTTCTTACTGCGAAGTTAAACAATATATATGTTGTAGGTGGGATTGTTGTAATAATATTATTTGCACTGATTGGGCTTAAAGATGATTTATCTAAAATAATGCATAATAAAAACTCAGCTGGATTAACTCCTAGAGCAAAAATGTTTATGCAAATTGGTGCTGCTTTAATTGTAGGTTTGTTATTGTTTTTTGGTGGACATGATACACTTTTATATGTACCATTTTATAAAAATCCTGTACTTGATATGTATTTCTTTTCGCTTCTTTTTTGGGTGATAGTTATAGTCTCAGCTACAAATGCTGTTAATTTAACAGATGGATTGGATGGTTTGGCTGTTGTTCCTTCTATTATTGCATTTTTTTCTCTTGGTGCTTTGGTTTATATTGCTGGAAACTTTGTAATTAGCCAATACTTACTTTTACCAAGTATTAGACTAAGTGGAGAGCTTACTATTATTGCTGCTGCTTTTATAGGTTCTATGATTGCATTTTTATGGTATAACTCCCATCCAGCAGAAGTATTTATGGGGGACACTGGTAGTTTATCTATTGGTGCTTTTATGGGGTATATGGCGATAGTTTCAAAAAATGAGATATTATTGCTTTTAATTGGTTTTGTTTTTGTTATGGAGACTATTTCAGTTATATTGCAAGTAGGAAGTTTTAAACTTAGACAAAAAAGAGTTTTTTTGATGGCTCCTATTCATCACCATTTTGAACAGCTTGGTTGGAAAGAAAATAAAATAATAGTTAGATTTTGGATTATTGCATTTATGACAAACTTGTTAGCATTATTGACACTAAAAGTGAGATAG
- the gpmI gene encoding 2,3-bisphosphoglycerate-independent phosphoglycerate mutase, producing MQNTTKKVILIITDGIGYNPKSEYNAFLNAKKPTYDYLFENVPNSLIKTYGLSVGLPEGQMGNSEVGHMCLGSGRILYQDLVKVNLAVENNTLKDNEILKNILSKSNNIHLIGLASDGGVHSHIDHIIEFAKIAQQSGKKVFLHPITDGRDVSPTSSHKYIKQLLSICSENIKLATISGRFYTMDRDNRWDRVQKGYDVIANAKNKTNLTPLEYVDSQYSKEIYDEFLEPASFDGYNGIEENDGLIFCNFRSDRAREISNAFANSEFNHFETKKVVLNIATLTQYDKNLPLPVLFPKDNVTNTLAQTISDAKLSQFHTAETEKYAHVTFFFNGGKEEPFTGEDRVLIPSPKVATYDLKPQMSAPEVGNAVLEAINKGYDFIVVNFANGDMVGHTGVYEAGIKAVEAVDEQIGKILNLGKEKGYSFVITSDHGNCEMMRDDNGETLTNHTVGDVYCFVVDENVKEIKNGGLNNIAPTVLKLMNLEIPKEMDEPLC from the coding sequence TTGCAAAATACAACTAAAAAAGTAATTTTAATTATTACAGATGGGATAGGATACAATCCAAAAAGTGAGTATAACGCTTTTTTGAATGCAAAAAAGCCTACTTATGATTATTTATTTGAAAATGTACCAAATTCTTTGATAAAAACTTATGGCTTATCAGTAGGACTTCCAGAAGGACAAATGGGAAATAGTGAAGTTGGACACATGTGTTTAGGTAGTGGTAGAATATTATATCAAGATTTAGTAAAAGTAAATCTAGCTGTAGAAAACAATACATTAAAAGATAATGAAATTTTAAAAAATATTCTTTCAAAATCGAACAATATACATCTTATAGGACTTGCAAGTGATGGTGGAGTACACTCTCATATAGACCATATTATTGAATTTGCAAAAATTGCACAACAATCTGGTAAAAAAGTGTTTTTACACCCTATAACAGATGGCAGAGATGTAAGCCCTACTAGCTCACACAAATATATCAAACAACTTCTATCAATTTGTAGTGAAAATATAAAACTAGCTACAATAAGTGGTAGATTTTATACAATGGATAGGGATAATAGATGGGATAGAGTACAAAAAGGGTATGATGTTATTGCTAATGCAAAGAATAAAACAAATCTAACTCCGTTAGAATATGTAGACTCTCAGTACTCAAAAGAGATTTATGACGAATTCTTAGAACCAGCCTCTTTTGATGGATATAATGGAATAGAAGAGAATGATGGACTTATTTTTTGTAACTTTAGAAGTGATAGAGCAAGAGAAATATCTAATGCATTTGCAAATAGTGAATTTAATCATTTTGAGACAAAAAAAGTTGTTCTAAATATTGCTACTTTAACTCAATATGACAAAAATCTTCCACTTCCTGTATTATTTCCTAAAGATAATGTAACAAATACTCTAGCTCAAACTATAAGTGATGCTAAACTTAGTCAATTTCATACTGCTGAAACTGAAAAATATGCACATGTTACTTTTTTCTTCAATGGTGGGAAGGAAGAGCCTTTTACAGGGGAAGATAGGGTTTTAATACCATCACCTAAAGTTGCAACATATGATTTAAAACCTCAAATGTCAGCTCCAGAAGTTGGTAATGCAGTTTTAGAAGCTATAAATAAAGGGTATGATTTTATAGTAGTAAATTTTGCAAATGGTGATATGGTTGGGCATACTGGTGTATATGAAGCTGGTATAAAAGCAGTTGAAGCAGTAGATGAGCAAATAGGAAAAATACTAAATCTTGGAAAAGAAAAAGGGTATTCTTTTGTTATTACAAGCGACCATGGGAACTGTGAAATGATGAGAGATGACAACGGAGAAACACTTACTAATCATACAGTTGGTGATGTATACTGTTTTGTAGTAGATGAAAATGTAAAAGAGATTAAAAATGGTGGATTAAACAATATTGCACCAACTGTACTTAAACTTATGAATTTAGAAATACCAAAAGAAATGGATGAACCTTTATGTTAA
- a CDS encoding response regulator: MLKNSKILNDLRTIKLLIVEDGEDIIKIMDNTFKSLVKEIYLAYNPKDGLELYHKVQPDIILTDIRMPRAHDGNDFIKNIRELNKNIPIIVVSAYSHDLANKELVNFVMDKPIDFEKLIHLIDEALFTATKE, from the coding sequence ATGTTAAAAAATAGCAAAATATTAAACGATTTAAGAACAATAAAACTACTTATTGTTGAAGATGGTGAAGATATTATTAAAATTATGGATAATACTTTCAAATCTTTAGTAAAAGAGATTTACTTAGCTTATAACCCAAAAGATGGCTTAGAATTATATCACAAAGTACAACCTGATATTATTCTTACAGATATCAGAATGCCTCGTGCACATGATGGAAATGATTTTATTAAAAACATCAGAGAACTAAACAAAAATATACCTATTATTGTAGTATCTGCATATAGTCATGATTTAGCAAACAAAGAACTTGTAAACTTTGTTATGGATAAACCAATAGATTTTGAAAAACTTATCCATTTGATTGATGAAGCTTTATTCACTGCAACAAAAGAGTAA